The DNA sequence TTCTAGAGCAAAAAGTTCTCTACAAATTTAGTCATTTGGCATTTTTCACATAAACGCACGATCTTCTTGTTACAGCAAGTATTGCGTTCGAAATCAAGGTCTAcgattaaaaattacaatttcatcattaaattgtttttaaaacactacaaaaaagggatggaattcacttaaattttggaaaatagatTTTTCCTTTACTAAGTGATATTTATCGCCACCTGTCAAACAGTACCATGCCAACGTTTccgtttttaaaagaaagacaCCCTAGATCAGCAAAGTTGAGAAATTAGGACAACGTATGTCTAGGTTGGTGTTAAATTATAATTTGTAAAATGAGTAGGTATTATAATATTATAGAAgaaaactttaagaaaaaaaaacaaaaaaactttacAATCAAAAGACTCGCTCAATCCATATACCCGCACTATTGACAAGCTTCAGTTTGAAAAAAACTGCCTGGGAAAATTACTATTCGCATTTGAGTCATATTAATGGAAAgttaaatgtttcatttactCTAAATTAGTCAGAAATAAAATCTATCCAATCCGTAAAATATTTGCACCACAAATGTTTGATTCTCAGTTTTCTAGACTCACGTCTATTGagcgtatttttgaaaatttctttcgacTTTTTAGTTTAAAGCGTTTTATCTTGTCTGGGTATCATTAATAATCGCATGAATGCAAATGGTAAAATCTAAAAAGTATGACACTGTAACAGTAGAAGTATCAGGACTATCAATACTTTGAGTGAAACTTTGAAGCGGGGCTGAGAAACTACAACTTTCTGACAAATTCTACAGCACTCGGAAAAAGTCACTTGATTGAAGCAGTAATATTTTTGAAGTAGCAAATTTATTTCTCTTGAATCAAACAGCATAGGTCAATCAGCAATTGTTCGATTTCAGCAATTTAAGTattgattcaaaaggaaatcttctcgaCGACCaatgaaattcataatttttcgtaattttaataattcgtaatttttgaacaaaatttttcagcaaattcttatttttcagaaCATACGCCCAGAGGCGCATCcaacaatttgacaacaccggatttcctccatttaaacctatgataaataatCGTTTCTTGTCAGAAAACCTGGACCggttaagaatcgatacatttccattgatttaaatggagaaaagacgaCGTTGCCACTGCATTGGATCCGCTACTGCATACGCCCCCGTATTTTATTCCaataacagggttgccacagaatttaggaaatgaaattccctgacatttctctgatacattttggtggaattccctgacaattgaagaggtgacggatggttaagagggcataattgaaaatagttttcaggcaaaatttgttgttcgaaacctcaaacccattctagaaagcaattgaaggtgatttaacaaattttccctgatattttcgtcgcttttcctgactttttaaaatttccagacatttcccggttccctaactgtggcaaccctgaataatGAGCCCGCTGAGGGGTCCACAAATTAAGACTACCCTAAACCGCCTTAACCAAGCTTAAAGTATAATTATAAGTGTATGAATTGCGATGTATGTACAGGGTGTGCAATGGAGTGTGCGGTGAGCTGTTCAGGACTCGGGGCGATGGGATTCGTCATCATCCTCGTCCTCGTCGAGAAGGAGGTCGTCGTCCGAATCCTCGTCTTTGCTCCCTTCGCCGTCCTCGTTCGAGAAGCCGGGACTCGTCTCCTTCACCAACCTAAGCCCCGCCAACGCCACCCCCAACAGAAACAAACCCAAGTTAGAATAAGCAAATCTCAAGATATTATGCGCAAATCTGCAGATATTAAGAGCAAATCTGAAAATATTATGCGCGGATCTGAAAATATTATGCGCGAATCTGAAAATATTATGCGCGAATCTGAAATATTATGCGCGAATCTGAAAATATTATGCGCGAATCTGAAAATATTATGCGCGAATCTGAAAATATTATGCGCGAATCTGAAATATTATGCGCGAATCTGAAAATATTATGCGCGAATCTGAAAATATTATGCGCGAATCTGAAGATATTATGCGCACAAGTGTTCATTCTGCGGGGTAGATTgctgaaattggtagacaaagcgatagacaaagaagacaacaggcatatgaagggatcctattggtggaagtgggtaattgcaatggacaaatgaggtaggtgatagacttATTCTGCCGTAAGAagtaaaaacgcagtatgaaccttcaggcgttgccaaatttcctatcataaaacgcgaattttttgggaaatttatgaatatttccctcccatttttcagataaagtAGTTTGCAACTTCCCCTAAagatactgaaaatttcaaggaacaatatgcataattttcctcaaaaataagcattttatcgaaggaaatttggcaactcttgtatgttcatacggcgttcttccttagcacggcagaattaacgacaacccacgggagacccgatagttagtccattgttttctccctcagtctataagaaccacccgtttcaaccaatgggatcgctccatactccctatgtctttcttgtctatagctttgtctgtcaatttcaacaatccgcCCGTAGTCCGTGCTCTCTTTTGAGTGTttcctaatggagaatttgcaggtatctacaattttgtaaatttcacgtttaaaatggaactgctaggaaaactgagcacgaggatatcctcgATTTCTGAACTGAACAATAGTTGTCGgtggaaatatgacaaaatgacctaatctgctaaaatacatgtattaaaatggggaataaaaaataagacccataataatatatgcgtaccagggctcacgtcataatgcacatagttccgtttggtagaaataggTTCAAATTACCGACGTGTCCGTACTCTCTCCGAGTgggtactctgccgtgctaaggaaaaacgccgtacgattcttcaggcgttgccaaatttcctttgataaaacgcgaatgtccttgtaaacttatgaatatttttctcccaatttttcagataattttgttcgcaatttcgcctgaagagtctaaaaatttaaaggaaaaatattcgtaaccatcctcaaaaataagcattttctcgatcgaaatttggcaactttcgaatgctcatacggcgttcttccttagcacagcagtgctcTACctgaaatacgtcaaatttacgcaaaaatgaTAGATCATATTCATTAAACTGTTGTACATTGATTTATGAGACTGACCTCTCGATCATACGGGTGTCAAAGCCATCGAGCCTTTTCACCGTTTCTTCTGCCAAGGTGCTGAGTGCTACTCCGAAATTAGCTCCAATTTCCAGGAGGTGCAGTGTGTCGAAATGGTAACCCTTGAGACAAACAAAAAACCATCACAATCAGTCGTAAAATCTTGAAGAAATTAAACGAGATAAAAAGCAGGTTATTACCTAGGATTCAATCTCTTTAAAAACCACACGGTAAAAGGATGATCTGCTTAGGAGATtagaattacattttgcagagAAGATCTACAGTCAACTTTCATCTGTAAAAGCGGTGCCAggactactctgccgtgctaaggaagaacgccgtaatgagccttcagacgttgccacatttccttcgataaaacctcaatttactgggaaaatcttgaatctttttcttcatttttcagacaattttgttctcaatttcgtCTTtaatgtccgaaaatttcaaggaaaaatacgcataatcggtctcaaacttttattttatccggggcaatttggcaactcttgaatgttcatacggcgttcttccgtagcacggcagtgctcacCCACAATTTTTTCCGCCTAAGGGACTATTCTCATAGCGATTTGACCCAGGGCTTTTTAACCCATAGATGTTTACCAACGACCCTACTGacgcacgtttttttttttttttttttttttttttttttttttttttaacctaaaaGTGTTTCCATTAAATTGCATTTCACAAAAGTCACAATCGAGCACTGCTCTGGAGGTCCAGCCTGCAATACTGGTAACCGGAGtcagaaatcaagttcgccttcaacttgatggatgcaatttgagcggcttaggagttgaaatagttgtatcacgcatatTAGTTTAGCGTAATGTCCAGGGACGAATAACTTTCGTTGTAATATTCGTGTTTCTAGTGACCACCGCAGCGGAACGTCCCATAACTTTTACTCGATTCTCCCGaccgaaaaatattttgacgttGACATTGAGAAaagttgcaaaagttagaaTTGAACACCGCCCTCTATAGGACGGATCTGAAAAACTAGAAACTGGAgttagaaatcaagttcgccttcaactcgaacCCCCCTACGACTCCCGCGGTTAGTGTAAAAAACATGTAGgtgaaacttttttttgcaaaaattaatgtttacaACAGTGTATGGGGACATTAATGATATGGGTTAAGAGTTGTGGGTGAAAAGGTCTGggtgatttggacgtatttctgccaaacggaactatgtgcattatgacgtgagccgtgttatgcatacattcctatgggtctcagagctcaatgcacatagttccgtttggcagaaatgcgtccaattgaacCTTGGGTGATGAATTCGTGGTGAGTAGTCCTAAAatcgtaaaagcacctttctgcatagggcaATTAATTGCATATAGTTTTTCTTCTAAGATGAACGAGACAAAGTagttatttattgaaaaatgtggtGGGTACGTGATGCCGTACTTCGGCCATGGATATATTCTTCACGGATTTTGAGCCTGCGCTGAGGGAATAaatgtagggggggggggggagattgtGTCTACCTTGTAAACCCCTTGGTCGCAACCGCAGTAGCTAGCCTCAAGGGTGTAACTGCGCTGTATGCCGAATTCCCGCCAGACGGTGATGCGGGCTGTGGACTCCCGGCTCCGTTCCACGCGGAAGTGACAAGACGGCAGGCTAAATGCTGAACAGTACTTCTGCATCGAGTGACTCAACACCTGCAACAACACGCAACAACACGGTCAAACAAcatgaaaattgaactttagCGAATGATTTGACTAATGTCGAGAAAACTAAGTCCTCCTGTAAAAATGCTACGACTGGAATACTTGCCGTGCACAACAACGTATGAAAGAACAACGTATGAAAGAAAGCaacttatgagccttcagacgtcgcccaATTCCCTTTGACAAATAAAGTATTTTCGGGAAATGTAATAaatatacatatcgacggtgtaagtcggcaatcacatgactcgtttatgcggtgtctgaaaatctccgcctctatgttattttttaaaggagaacaaattgacaccattcctcgaagcttttgcagaattttcttcgcacagagaagagaaatcaaggCCGTTTTAAAGCATTGCCGTTgcgtagttttccgtttaaaaaataaagtatgacaagaagtctgcgacgtcgcaaaccgagttatgtgattgccgacttacaccgtcgatatgtttcttCCAATTATTCAGAACATTTtgatcgtaatttgatctaaaacatccggaaattttgaggaaacataTCGTTGTTTTTTAAGTGCATCGATATCCGAGCGTGTAAGCCGCATTTACCGGCTATAAAGACGTACCgtctgcgttccgggctcagacagaggccaaaagttccgggcgtagcgcccggagcaatcgaagttacagctccagcatccggaaccttcgtcctctgagcccggaacggacggtatgtctatatagcccgtaattttttttttttcagtgtgttgaaactttaaaaatgcgtatggtgtttcagaatctcggCTCCTATTATATATGTATATTTGAAAATGAAACCGAACCACCATCATGACCtggaattttcacagaatatttttccaaactttcagaaagtgaattaaaataaataggACACCGATCAAACGTTCGATCAAACGTCTctatgaatcagaatgctgttTGATTCAAGAAGATTTCCTATTTCTGTCAGCAAGAAATTCCTATCGTGTATATACTTGTCACAGAAAATCACCAATCACCGGCAATGCACAAACGTTTACATGTTGTTTCGATGaatcgcaataatgcgcatcggcataatAAACTTTTTGAGGGTTATGGCCTTCAAAAGGATGATCGCGGTTTAttcgagcgccttcattttttgtgatactctacgctttgtcatgGAGTTAGTtcagttgcctgtccgatcaaAACCCACTTAATATCACGGCGTTCACTACACGCTCTCTCCGAGTGTCCTATTTGTACCATGTTTAAACGGAGGGAAAGGTGTCTCTTCACATTATCGGCAATGTAATCGGCACTCTAAAACTTCATTTCGTATAGAGTAggataattggaccgagtttatcagaaaggaaccaacccacattttcgaaacaaattgagttaaaaatgtttttgagttccactagccgtatgTTTTCTCGTACTAAAAACTGAAAGTTGAAGAACAGAAACTAGTTAGTGAATAGAGGGGTTAacgtttattttctacattgggccttatgcaggaataaaacttcaaacctctatttctcagttttaatttcatgtgggttggttccctcCTGATGAACGCGCGGTCCAATTGGTCCCTCTCTCCTGATGCAAAGTTAAAGTTTATCCACATTAGTAATCAGTTTGcgattgaaaataaatattcctgGCTCAATTTGTGAGCATCGTATGTTTAATTAGCTTCCAATATAAATGCTGTCAACATAAACTGAGCAACTTTAAAAACAGCCTTCCTGGACTGCATTTCTTAATAAAGAACTACAGTTTCTGCTCCATGAACAGAAGtatctgtatagggaaactgatgACTTATACTTGTTGCGTATGGTATATTATGCGTAATGGAACATTTTTGATGTGCTCGATCACGCAGATTACATCAGAAATGTCTAAAATCAACTTTTTGACGCATAATGCGCgcatttcccccaaaatttgcGAGCATTTATGCCGCCGGCAGGCAGGGTTTCCCAAAGAGAGACGTAAGAAAACTCATACttaataaacaaacaatctcaAAAACTGTTTCTCACGTAAATAAGCAAATAGGCCTCTGGATAAGgaatattttcccctcaaaatctTGCCTAAAAATCGATTTACATCACGAAAAGTCAGTATAACAACTTCTGAATAAGAaacaaatcaagaaaaaaacaagcagaaaaatccaacatgaatatgttggaaaagcgtgccgaataactaaaatgttggacacatacctactattttcacgtctttgttatttgcatcaattggtactttttgctaaatttgggagaaaatattgattcatgaacgttgaatgtaaattgattttaaagattccgtccaattatcttgattttaagctgatatgcggcatttcgcacgaccgtgatttgggcgaactgccgtgcatcgaaatcgcgttgagttaatctctttggatttcgaactgtaacttctctcctattcggccgatttttacaaatgaggtctctttttatttgtactttaacggaaagtaaggaaaaactcgctaaatagacggaaaacaatttttgtgaaaatttggtggatcctggcgtcacggtgaatggttaatcgggcgtggaagataataggttcgacgaggcgaccctctcctcgccgtcttttattgccttgctcgaaacctgacacccaaagctatatcgggagataactgcagtggtttgagtggatttctgcaggggccacggttagtacatggtataaagagtcacgaggctcatcacagattgcacttgcagtgcaagacgctcattggctaaacagttttggcgggaaagaaggttctagagttgagtcctccgagcgtaagaaagcttctatgaggtttttgtcaaatgaaataatacggttttgacaggaaaatgttctcaagggttcccaattagcagttcattcggttttttggtaagagaccatcagggcttgacagtataatggttcaaagacaagaaaacgggtccgaggaaaaaaatatttggacggcccgttgaatagcattggttgatcggtgtgctgtactatggtacatccgagtgatttcaaaaacgagccctactggcacgcttaaaaattaACACGGGTTGATAACGGGTAAAGTTGTGTATTCAAAGCTTTGAACAGAATTTTTGAACATAGGTGCGGAAAGTAATACTTTTTCAACggagaaaaaatgttgattttgcaGTGAATCTTcacaataaattttaataaagcagcaagaacttaacttcaGATCTGTACTGTTTTGAAAAGTGgacgaaaatatttaaattttgcagCATTTATCTCTGAATTTTGTTCAGTAATTGAGGTTTCGCTCttgtcaaatggacgtatttctgccaaagaaactatgtgcattgtgacgtgagccctgagccctgttgtgcatacattctcatgggtctcaggactcccgttatactgcacatagttccatttggcagaaataggtGCAAATGAACTTATTTACGCTACATGGATAAAACTAGAAGTATGTCGCATGCAAACCCTATTCATATGCAGTTCCCTCTAGTACAAAAACGTCCAACTGAGTGGCAAGGCTTGTTTTCTGCAGTTTTTATTAGATTCCTTGGTCTCTAAAGCACATTAGAAAATTACCCTTTAAATTACTTTAGATACCGATGTAATATCCGAGAGGATGGTGCTGGGGGTAACAACCGCACGCCGGAATTTGATTAATATTAtcaattgatcaaaattttgtaaataaaaaactGTATTATGATCGAATATcaacaaaattagaattagCATTAAAATTAAGATCCATGAGACACTTCGTTTAGCTGTCTAATACCTTTATGGAAATGCACTTCTTCCAATTTAGGGTGGGGCAGCAGACCGGCCCCATTCCATCTTGTAAGAAACTAATAAAATATgtcaccaagaaaaaaaaaaaacattagattTGACGGGATTTCAGAACGTTTCACAAAAATACATTTCAACCcgaaaatttttcatagaaGACAGAGTTCATCAATAACAAAAACTTTTATTACAGAAGTTTAATGTATCCCTCCTCGAGACCAGTACACTTGGAAATTATATCTAGACTAACATTGTCTTTTTTCATAGTACGTgcagtatttatttttatcctccACGATTCTCGTTCAACTTTATCATCAAAAGCACGCTGCAACTCATCATCCCGTTGTTCCTTCAGTAAATTTCTACACTGCAATTCTTGGTCGTAACAAGCGCGTTGAACCGGGCTCAAATTCTTGATTTCCGCGAGTCGGAAAGCCTCCTGAATTTCTTTCTTAAATTTGGGAATGTCTTTTATGTCAAGTTCATCCTGGCTCGaagcaaatttcaaaaagtacGCCCACTGATCCGAAATTTCGATCAGTTCGTCAGGTAGTTCGGTGTCGAACTTTTCGAGTTCTACCGTAGTGAAAGATAGAAGGTCAATGATTAGTTTGTTCGAGGGACTTTTTTGATCATTCTCTGCTTGCTTAGTGCGACGCTTCCAGTGAGAGATATACTGCGAATCATTAGTTATTTTGTTGTGAACGAGTATAGCAACAATATGCACTCCCTTTGGTTCAATTTCCGGTGGTCCCGTTGTACGCTCGGTGGTGTTCAAAAGAAAGTGCTCAAGCGAGTCAGTTTTGTTCGCGTGGATCTGAATCTCAATGCTGAAATTTGAGCGAGAATCGGTTTTAGCAACGATACCCATACGTATGTCTTCATGGTTACTACTGTTCGTTTCGAAGTTGTTTAAGTACGACACATCCTGGATTTTTGAGATTTGAAATGAATTCAGCAAAGAAATTAGTAGGTGCTTATGTCCCGGTCCGAAAATTCTATGAAACGAACTTTTAGTGGTTGGATCAACGAAAATAGAGTCATTATTGGCGTTTACGAAGATGGCAAAACATAAGACTAAAAgcaataaatacattttaaaggCTTACTCTAACCTCACCGCACAGCACTACGTTAACAGCTTCAATAAATTCTCCAATCAATaaagacagtttttttttttttttttttttttttttttttttaaagcaaaatcagataaaatgttcatattgGATTACGTCACACATATTTTCATTCGACCTCGATAGGTAAACATTCTTGCTggacattaaaatttttaaacctttATCACTCGTTAAATCAAACCTAATATATTCTAGTTGCTCGCgaccaagagaaaatagtcaaatCTTAAAATATTGAGTTCCATTTTATTATTATGCAGCTGTTTGACCTGactcaaaattttactttcgtCCGAATCACCGAATCTAAAGATCTATCACACCGATTTTTATAACTTTCCGACTCAAACCaggtaattttcttttcatgaaCCCGCTGTCTTACAATTTCAGCGCCAAAGGTCACGTTAAAGACAGTAACAATGCCCTGAACAGCCATGTAGGGGAGGGACTGTTCTGTGGATTATGATTTGTCataatccaaaaataaaaataataaaaaagattaTTCCAGATCTaataatataattaatttttaaagaccGGGATCCTTCATATAATAATTCTCGGATAACGTCTCGTCATCattgaaatataattaaaacagttgtaaaaaaaaaaaaaaaaaaaaaaaaaaaaaaaaaaaaaaaaaaaaaaaaaaaaaaaaaatcatgtaccATTGTACAATCATGTAACATTGGATGGTCAAGCAAAAGCTCTTCTTCAGCAAAGCATTCGAACACGGTCTCATAAAGTTACATATCGAGAGTTTACTAGATATCGCAGACAGTTAGCAATCACtggcaaattgcaatccatttatgttgaattaaaaaatgaaaaattcagaagtaaTGAAACAAAATAACAAGGACTGATCACTATGCTTGTAATTCAGACAGACGTTTTCCTCTTCTTAAATTCATGGTCCCAACCAGCACACTCACGAATTCGTGCAATGAGATCAGTAATCTTAGTTAGGTttggttcggataggcaactaaactaactgcctggcaaagcggagagtatcgccgGGTTTGACGGCGCTCCAACCTGAACGAAGGAATATGTGCACAGTTTGTACACGGAAAATCGAATTTATCAGCATGATAGTTTACACAATaagtggagaaaaattaaataatgaatAGAACTTCATTTAGAGACAACATATTTCGGAAATATGGAGAGTTCTCTATCTAACtttcatttccatttttaatCTCTCACTATGATTTCTGAATCTGAGTCAAGTTTTACTTACCCGTTGGCGTGCTTAATCCGCCTCAtcgtttttcatcattttttttccatcacgagtgGTAGCCCTttcagggagggggggggggggggcgtctctCGGCTCCGCGAGTTACTTATTTCGATTTTGAATCTTGCACCAACAACCATCGTGCTCGTGAAGAGACTTCCctgtcagtggcgaggcatgaattgtgatgtatcgattgttatgtcatttaaaccaatggtaaagaatagattattaaggtgttggctgcaaacaccctgtttatcgatccttttccataggtttaaatgacataacaatcgatacatcgcaaagcacgccacgccactgttccctGTCCAATGTAACGATTTTCATCTTCTTGAATATGGATGACCAAAGTGCggaaccatgtatctccgtttgcgacgtggcagacattctgtgatactttatttttacttattgGGAAGCCGCTCAACGTAATTCTTTGAAAtcttcctcgatttttcatctctgtcaGCAGGgtattctgaataaaattttaagctttaaaggtggcttgtttctcttcgaaaaaataaaaaaggaacggATATTTTTAAACGCCGCGATGGATATACGTAGTTTTGCACTTCGGTCATGGATATAGTTATCTCCAAGTCAGAGGTGTGTTTTAAACTATCCCTCCGCTCTTCCGTTTGAAAAACTATTTTGCATCATTTTAGTGCCCACAAGCGGGATTCATTACGTTTGCGCGCAAAAAGTATGGGGTACCTGTCACCGCATGCGGTGACGGTGACAGGTACCCGATACTTTTTTCTTCCCTGCGGTAGAGACACGcgaaataagtttacgcacttctaaACGGCGATAAAGGATCCGctatcttgattcttgcatttaatTTACATCAATTTGAATATGGGATGGTGGCCGCATGTgtgtttcacatgaaattttgataaggaaacatgtattttagaggTCTAATGATACCTTATCTTACATTTAATCTCTTTCTGCTTCAGGCcggtaaattttaaaatcaaatacataccatcctttttttcttatttttttttattttcttttggtaCTGGATATGTTGAGCTCTtttagaattggtaattttctaatttctctgataaaatgtcCATTCCAAGCGCGAACGATTCATCCTCCCGTTTCTGTTTCAGTGCATTCCTGTGCGTTGATTCCTGATTGTAGCATGCGCGTTGAACCGGACTCAAATTCTCAATTTCGGCGACCCGGAAAGCCTCTTGAATTTCTCTTCTtaactttgagattttcttcCTGTCGATTTCACTCAGGCTAgaggcaaatttcaaaaagtaaGCCCATTGATCCGAGATTTCGACCAGCTTATCGGGATCTTCGATGTCAAACTTCTCGAGTTCTACAGTGGTATAGGTTAGAGGGTCATTGATTGGTGTGTTTGGGGAATTTTTACGATCATATTGCTTAGAGGAAAGCGCTTGTCTACTGTTATAGTTCCAGTGGGAGATATAGTTGGAACTATTTGTAATTGTGTCATATACAAATATAGCAACAATATGAAATCCTTTCATTTCTACTTTCGGTGATCCACTTATACGTTCTGTAGTGTTCACGTGGAAACGCTCGAacgaattatttttaaaagcgTAGATTTGAATctcaatgcttattttttcgtGAGAATCGGTTGTGGCAACCATACCCATACAGATGTCTTCATGGTTTTTACTGTTCGTTTCGACGATGTTTAAGCACGACACATCCTGGATTTTTGAGATTTGAAACGAGTTCAGCAGAGATATTAGTAGATGTTTATTACCTGCCCCGAAAATTCTATGAAACGAACTTTTGGTGGTTGGATCGACAAAAATAGGGTCACACTCTGTGGCTGAGAATATAGCACTGACTAAAACTAATaataagaacattttttacGGCTTGTTAAAAGTTCTCCGTGAAAAAACTAAACTATCACTACGGTTCATTGCCGATGTTTTCAAAGATTAGACTGACTAAAATTAgagtaaaatacattttttttatttgttcaaaCCTCTTTGTACAAGTTAAACACTGACTTGTCGAGTTCAGTTCTCTAAAGGAACTAAGACGGGTTTTCTTACGTTACAGAATCACATAAAGTGCTCATGTTTGATAACACCACACATCTCTTCATCCGATCTTTATAGGTTAGATTCTTGCTGAGAATTTACGATTTTTAAGAGGTCACTCGTAGAATCAAATCAAACCTCCTGTAAAACGCACCACGGTAAGAAAACATTCCAATCTACTAGACTTAATTTCAGTTTTATGGATACTAAGAGCTTTTGGACTCATTCAATTCTCATTTTTATTAAGATAAAATTAATTCCTTTGATCATTTGGGATAACAGG is a window from the Bemisia tabaci chromosome 10, PGI_BMITA_v3 genome containing:
- the LOC140225597 gene encoding cytosolic carboxypeptidase 1-like isoform X2, which encodes MQKYCSAFSLPSCHFRVERSRESTARITVWREFGIQRSYTLEASYCGCDQGVYKGYHFDTLHLLEIGANFGVALSTLAEETVKRLDGFDTRMIERLVKETSPGFSNEDGEGSKDEDSDDDLLLDEDEDDDESHRPES
- the LOC140225597 gene encoding cytosolic carboxypeptidase 1-like isoform X1, with the protein product MVLSHSMQKYCSAFSLPSCHFRVERSRESTARITVWREFGIQRSYTLEASYCGCDQGVYKGYHFDTLHLLEIGANFGVALSTLAEETVKRLDGFDTRMIERLVKETSPGFSNEDGEGSKDEDSDDDLLLDEDEDDDESHRPES